The Halobacterium sp. CBA1132 genome has a segment encoding these proteins:
- a CDS encoding PIN domain-containing protein → MTLYDSSVLIDYLDGRDDAVEYIRAHHSDRALAPPLVLYEVYQGEVFKSGPTDFDAVDAALEWLVVVDETHEFARAAAELQNAVAANGSPLAARDAFVAGAASALDERLVVADRDFDVDGISDELDVDFL, encoded by the coding sequence ATGACGCTGTACGACAGCAGTGTCCTCATCGACTACCTCGACGGGCGCGACGACGCCGTCGAGTACATCCGCGCCCACCACAGCGACCGCGCACTCGCGCCGCCGCTCGTGCTCTACGAGGTCTACCAGGGCGAGGTGTTCAAATCGGGACCGACCGACTTCGACGCCGTCGACGCCGCCCTCGAGTGGCTGGTCGTCGTCGACGAGACGCACGAGTTCGCCCGCGCTGCCGCGGAACTACAGAACGCCGTCGCAGCTAATGGGTCTCCGCTCGCTGCCAGAGACGCGTTCGTCGCTGGCGCCGCGAGTGCGCTCGACGAGCGACTCGTTGTCGCCGACCGGGACTTCGACGTCGACGGAATCAGCGACGAACTCGATGTCGACTTTCTCTAG
- a CDS encoding glycosyltransferase family 4 protein: MRVAFVSETTAHHADADDVDRLRLLADLLTARGHDVHVCCAQWWEGQPDTFEHEDLTYHAVTAERGQRWFSPRAAATIRDLDPDVVHGTSRTPGHVYGARWGALLTGAPLVLDWYDSHDTTDGLRGRAYRYAARKPSAVVAPSRTVKTSARECGASGDDVRVVPTGIDMDEIRDAEPADGGDIVFSRRLDEDANLESLFLALAEFREYGWNCTVVGDGPARAGYERQARDLRIDDRVEFVGEKTVAERVRLFKNAHVYVHTAERTSFGLDLLRALACGCVGIVEYHAESSAHELVETYDRGFRATNDEEITKHLVAAGNLERKDVDETFAKYDYGNFADAYLDVYREAQEQAGLL; encoded by the coding sequence ATGCGCGTGGCGTTCGTCTCGGAGACGACCGCCCACCACGCCGACGCCGACGACGTCGACCGCTTGCGCCTGCTCGCGGACCTGCTCACGGCGCGCGGCCACGATGTCCACGTCTGCTGTGCGCAGTGGTGGGAGGGACAACCGGACACGTTCGAACACGAGGACCTGACGTACCACGCCGTCACTGCCGAGCGCGGCCAGCGCTGGTTCTCCCCGAGAGCGGCCGCCACAATCCGCGACCTCGACCCCGATGTCGTCCACGGTACGAGCCGGACGCCCGGCCACGTCTACGGCGCTCGCTGGGGGGCACTGCTCACCGGCGCGCCGCTGGTGCTGGACTGGTACGACTCACACGACACCACCGACGGCCTGCGTGGCCGCGCGTACCGCTACGCCGCGCGGAAACCCAGCGCCGTCGTCGCGCCGTCGCGGACCGTGAAGACGAGCGCACGGGAGTGTGGCGCCAGCGGCGACGACGTCCGCGTCGTCCCGACCGGCATCGACATGGACGAGATTCGGGACGCCGAGCCCGCCGACGGCGGCGACATCGTGTTCAGCCGCCGCCTCGACGAGGACGCCAACCTCGAATCGCTGTTCCTCGCGCTCGCGGAGTTCCGCGAGTACGGCTGGAACTGCACCGTCGTCGGCGACGGCCCGGCCCGCGCGGGCTACGAGCGGCAGGCCCGCGACCTCCGCATCGACGACCGCGTGGAGTTCGTCGGCGAGAAGACGGTCGCCGAGCGCGTCCGCCTGTTCAAGAACGCCCACGTCTACGTCCACACCGCCGAACGCACCTCCTTCGGTCTCGACTTGCTGCGCGCGCTCGCCTGCGGCTGCGTCGGCATCGTCGAATACCACGCCGAGTCCAGCGCGCACGAACTCGTGGAGACCTACGACCGCGGGTTCCGCGCGACCAACGACGAGGAGATCACGAAACACTTGGTTGCCGCGGGGAATCTCGAACGCAAGGACGTCGACGAGACGTTCGCGAAGTACGACTACGGCAACTTCGCCGACGCGTACCTCGATGTCTACCGGGAAGCCCAAGAACAGGCCGGCTTGCTCTGA
- a CDS encoding antitoxin VapB family protein, with amino-acid sequence MSKSIRVDEDTHAALAALKGDDESFDDLLSRLLRERRETIEAGAGLWVETDAAEGARAARKEMKEDVGAR; translated from the coding sequence ATGAGCAAGAGCATCCGCGTCGACGAGGACACCCACGCAGCCCTCGCGGCACTGAAAGGTGACGACGAGTCCTTCGACGACCTCCTCTCGCGGCTGCTCCGCGAACGCCGCGAAACCATCGAAGCCGGTGCCGGCCTCTGGGTGGAGACCGACGCGGCCGAGGGAGCGCGTGCGGCACGGAAGGAGATGAAAGAAGATGTCGGTGCGAGATGA